A single uncultured Acetobacterium sp. DNA region contains:
- a CDS encoding 4Fe-4S dicluster domain-containing protein — MSANLVELVQNAGIVGAGGAGFPTQVKLNCTVDTVVVNGAECEPLLRVDQQLMALETVKMLTALQAVMDQTQAKEGIIGLKKKYTPAIEALNKELPKFPKIRMHLLKNFYPAGDEQVLVYETTGRIVPEGGIPLNVNTLVINVETLVNIYDIMVDNKPVMDTYLTLTGEVKNKLTTKVPLGITVREALELAGGPTIDDFVVINGGPMMGKIVDPESTITKTTKGLIVLAKDHPLIISKTKSIKETMKMAGMACMQCNYCTELCPRYALGHNLQPHKLMRIAAYGSTCDTTTQATNAFLCCECGLCQYACVMDLQPWKFNTMLKRELGSRGLKNPHHEAPTSAIPFREGKQFNVYRLVSRLGLTKYDLPAPMVETDKTFTKVNLLLSQHIGAPAVAVVNVGDYVERGQLVGDIPDGKLSSKVFASISGRILAADSEKITIES; from the coding sequence ATGAGCGCAAATTTAGTAGAATTGGTACAAAACGCTGGCATCGTAGGTGCCGGCGGGGCAGGGTTTCCAACCCAGGTCAAGTTAAATTGCACCGTTGACACCGTCGTTGTCAATGGCGCAGAATGCGAACCATTATTGCGCGTTGATCAACAATTAATGGCTCTGGAGACTGTTAAAATGCTAACAGCTCTTCAGGCTGTTATGGATCAAACACAAGCAAAGGAAGGCATTATCGGCCTAAAAAAGAAATATACACCTGCAATTGAAGCATTAAACAAAGAATTACCTAAATTTCCTAAGATTAGAATGCACTTGTTAAAGAATTTTTATCCTGCCGGAGACGAACAGGTTCTTGTTTATGAGACGACTGGACGGATTGTACCGGAAGGCGGAATTCCATTAAACGTGAATACATTAGTCATAAATGTGGAGACACTTGTGAACATTTATGATATAATGGTAGACAATAAACCGGTTATGGATACATATTTGACACTAACAGGTGAGGTTAAGAATAAGCTTACCACGAAGGTACCTTTGGGTATCACAGTGCGTGAAGCATTGGAATTAGCTGGCGGACCAACCATTGACGATTTTGTCGTAATTAACGGCGGTCCGATGATGGGAAAGATCGTCGATCCTGAGTCGACGATTACGAAAACAACAAAAGGACTGATCGTTTTAGCAAAAGATCACCCGTTGATAATTTCTAAAACGAAATCTATCAAGGAAACCATGAAAATGGCTGGAATGGCTTGTATGCAATGTAACTATTGTACTGAGCTATGTCCAAGATACGCATTAGGGCATAATTTACAACCCCATAAATTGATGCGGATTGCCGCTTATGGTTCAACCTGCGACACGACCACTCAAGCTACAAACGCTTTTCTATGCTGTGAATGTGGCTTATGTCAATATGCATGTGTAATGGACCTACAACCTTGGAAGTTCAATACCATGCTGAAGCGAGAACTTGGAAGCAGAGGTTTGAAAAACCCTCATCACGAAGCTCCAACATCTGCAATACCCTTCAGAGAAGGCAAGCAGTTTAATGTTTACCGTTTGGTATCACGATTGGGACTGACGAAGTATGATCTTCCGGCTCCAATGGTTGAAACGGATAAAACGTTTACTAAAGTCAACCTATTATTGTCACAACATATAGGTGCTCCTGCAGTGGCAGTTGTAAACGTTGGGGATTATGTCGAACGAGGTCAACTGGTTGGGGATATCCCTGATGGAAAACTGAGCTCAAAAGTTTTTGCGAGTATTAGCGGTAGGATTTTAGCCGCGGATAGTGAAAAAATCACTATCGAGTCCTAA
- a CDS encoding aldehyde dehydrogenase family protein, translated as MNIDTTGIEYIVKKVMAEIDCAEEGGKPLKDGELGVFADMENAIDAAFIAQKSFMRETLSFRSKLIAAMRAEMLKKENMEMICQMAVEETGMGNYEHKLLKHELATTKTPGIEDLVADAFTGDDGLTLIEQSPFGVIGAVSPSTNPSETVICNGIGMLAGGNTVVFAPHPSAKKTSALTVKLLNKAILEAGGPENLIVTTAEPTIDSANVLFASPKVTMLCATGGPGVVKTVLQSGKKAIGAGAGNPPALVDETADIEKAGKDIIDGCCFDNNLPCIAEKEVVVVEQVADYLIFNMKKNGAYELKDAKKIAELEELVIPGGRLSRDYVGRSAKVILKGIGIEVDDSVRVVIMETSKDHIFAVEELMMPILPIIRVKDITEGIDLAVSLEHGNRHTAIMHSTNINNLTEMAKRVQTTIFVKNGPSYAGIGVGGEGYTTFTIAGPTGEGLTSAKTFTRKRRCVLVGGFTIK; from the coding sequence ATGAATATAGATACCACAGGTATAGAATATATTGTAAAAAAAGTAATGGCAGAAATTGACTGTGCAGAAGAAGGCGGAAAGCCTCTTAAAGATGGTGAGTTAGGTGTTTTTGCTGATATGGAAAATGCCATTGATGCCGCCTTTATCGCTCAAAAATCTTTTATGAGAGAAACCTTATCTTTCAGAAGCAAACTAATTGCTGCCATGAGAGCAGAAATGTTAAAGAAAGAAAATATGGAAATGATTTGCCAAATGGCTGTTGAAGAAACAGGCATGGGCAATTATGAACATAAACTTTTAAAACATGAGTTGGCAACCACTAAAACACCAGGGATTGAAGATCTTGTTGCTGATGCATTTACCGGTGATGATGGTTTAACTTTGATTGAACAATCACCATTTGGTGTGATCGGTGCTGTATCACCTTCAACTAATCCAAGTGAAACAGTTATTTGTAATGGTATCGGCATGTTGGCTGGAGGAAATACGGTTGTCTTTGCTCCCCACCCAAGCGCCAAAAAAACCAGTGCATTAACAGTAAAATTGTTAAACAAAGCAATTTTAGAAGCGGGTGGACCTGAAAACCTGATTGTTACTACTGCTGAACCAACCATTGACAGCGCAAATGTATTATTTGCCAGTCCGAAAGTCACCATGCTCTGTGCAACTGGTGGTCCTGGGGTTGTTAAAACAGTACTGCAAAGTGGTAAAAAAGCCATCGGCGCCGGCGCTGGTAATCCACCGGCACTGGTTGATGAAACTGCTGATATTGAAAAAGCCGGGAAAGACATTATCGATGGATGTTGTTTCGATAATAACTTACCTTGTATTGCAGAAAAAGAAGTTGTTGTTGTTGAACAAGTTGCCGATTATCTGATCTTCAATATGAAGAAGAATGGTGCTTACGAGCTGAAAGACGCCAAGAAAATTGCAGAATTAGAAGAACTTGTTATTCCCGGTGGTCGTCTAAGCCGCGACTATGTGGGTAGAAGTGCAAAAGTAATTCTAAAAGGAATTGGTATTGAAGTCGATGATTCGGTTCGTGTTGTCATCATGGAAACCAGCAAAGATCATATCTTTGCAGTTGAAGAATTGATGATGCCGATCCTTCCGATTATTCGTGTTAAAGATATTACCGAAGGTATTGACTTAGCAGTTAGCTTAGAACATGGCAATCGTCATACCGCGATTATGCATTCAACAAATATTAACAACTTAACTGAAATGGCAAAAAGAGTGCAAACCACTATTTTTGTTAAAAATGGTCCTTCCTATGCTGGTATTGGTGTTGGCGGGGAAGGGTATACAACCTTTACCATTGCCGGCCCAACCGGTGAAGGCCTAACATCTGCTAAGACATTTACTCGTAAAAGAAGATGTGTATTAGTAGGAGGATTTACGATTAAATAA
- a CDS encoding heme-binding protein, with amino-acid sequence MTTTGKLLDMAKKMAEAAAAKAIEIDVPMVIVVCDASGNTVLFNRMEDSLLASMDIATNKAYTAVALKMGTDQAADLAKESGQLFGIASCDKGRMVVFGGGFPIYEGDKIIGGIGVSGGSVAEDMTVAQAGLDALK; translated from the coding sequence ATGACGACTACTGGAAAATTATTAGATATGGCAAAAAAAATGGCAGAAGCGGCTGCTGCAAAAGCAATCGAAATTGATGTACCAATGGTAATTGTGGTATGCGATGCCAGCGGTAACACCGTACTATTTAACCGGATGGAAGATTCTTTATTGGCAAGTATGGATATTGCGACCAATAAAGCGTATACTGCAGTTGCTCTCAAAATGGGCACCGATCAAGCAGCTGATCTTGCCAAAGAATCAGGACAACTTTTTGGAATCGCCTCGTGTGATAAAGGAAGAATGGTTGTGTTTGGTGGTGGCTTCCCTATTTACGAAGGGGATAAAATCATCGGCGGTATCGGAGTAAGCGGCGGAAGTGTTGCTGAAGACATGACTGTTGCTCAAGCTGGACTTGACGCACTAAAATAA
- a CDS encoding cob(I)yrinic acid a,c-diamide adenosyltransferase gives MPNVYTRGGDKGETGLFGSSRTPKDNIRVDAYGTMDEANSAIGLAYSLCEDQEIKEILHYLQKRIFVLGAELASDEKGKSMLADRISQADVDYMECTMEQYLAIIGPQKAFIIPGANPASAALHVARTVVRRGERLIVKYNRENEDSRPELVKFVNRLSDTLFVLARTVEFNGVVKEIIDRVKEKLRLLDQTEEGAVIEKDQNKEYSLLTLAKKMAAAARVKAEEINVPIVFSVVDSGGNLAYFERMEDALMVSIDISVNKAYTANALKMSTDKVANVVKEDGSLYGLQWTNNGRMVVFGGGYPLKHNGEVIGGIGVSGGSVDEDMIIAMSALAVL, from the coding sequence ATGCCAAATGTGTATACCCGAGGAGGGGACAAAGGCGAGACTGGACTTTTTGGATCCAGTCGTACGCCGAAGGATAATATCCGTGTTGATGCATATGGGACTATGGACGAAGCAAATTCGGCCATTGGTTTAGCATATTCACTTTGCGAAGATCAAGAAATTAAAGAAATATTGCACTATTTACAAAAACGAATTTTCGTATTGGGAGCGGAACTTGCCAGTGATGAAAAAGGCAAGTCAATGTTAGCAGACAGAATATCGCAAGCTGATGTGGATTACATGGAATGTACCATGGAACAGTATCTGGCGATCATTGGTCCTCAGAAAGCGTTTATTATCCCAGGTGCAAATCCTGCATCGGCCGCACTTCATGTCGCTCGAACAGTTGTGAGACGGGGCGAACGATTGATTGTAAAATACAATCGTGAAAATGAAGACAGTCGACCAGAATTAGTCAAGTTCGTCAATCGATTGTCGGATACGCTTTTTGTCTTGGCACGTACCGTTGAGTTTAATGGTGTAGTAAAAGAAATCATAGACCGGGTTAAAGAAAAACTGCGCTTATTAGATCAGACCGAAGAGGGTGCTGTTATTGAAAAAGATCAGAACAAAGAATATTCTTTACTCACTCTAGCAAAAAAAATGGCTGCCGCAGCCAGAGTTAAAGCAGAAGAAATCAATGTACCCATTGTTTTTTCGGTGGTTGATTCAGGTGGAAATTTAGCTTACTTTGAACGCATGGAAGATGCCTTGATGGTCAGTATTGATATTTCAGTGAATAAGGCTTATACAGCCAATGCACTGAAGATGTCCACAGATAAAGTCGCGAATGTAGTAAAAGAGGATGGCTCGCTTTATGGCCTGCAATGGACCAATAATGGTCGCATGGTCGTCTTTGGCGGTGGTTATCCCTTAAAGCATAATGGCGAAGTGATCGGTGGAATTGGCGTCAGTGGCGGAAGTGTTGACGAAGACATGATTATTGCGATGAGTGCTTTGGCTGTTTTGTAA
- a CDS encoding EutN/CcmL family microcompartment protein, translated as MQLAKVVGNVVSTQKDPNLVGCKLLIIKKIDEYGEFEKYSSSSTAIAVDSVGAGIGETVIVTSGSNARYVYGDKMAPIDMTIVGIIDEIQIV; from the coding sequence ATGCAGTTAGCAAAAGTAGTCGGAAACGTAGTATCAACCCAAAAAGATCCTAATCTTGTGGGATGTAAACTGCTGATTATTAAAAAAATTGATGAATACGGTGAATTTGAAAAATATTCAAGTTCTTCCACAGCAATTGCCGTGGACTCGGTGGGCGCAGGGATTGGTGAAACAGTTATTGTTACATCCGGCAGTAATGCCCGGTATGTTTATGGCGATAAGATGGCACCAATTGATATGACCATTGTCGGTATCATTGATGAAATTCAGATCGTTTAG
- a CDS encoding flavoprotein produces MEKMLENGLLDGLIQKIVDEVVRRIKNQPKKAVVFFTGATIGFKESMDSLLKLQKDGWQLKVVLSDDGMMVLNPAAIQKELNLDVIYHSGNIKSQKELYSSADMFVIATMSVNTAAKLAVGITDTVLLSLINHGFMAGTPVVAAKNACDPDDPQRATLGMGKSSPKYREMLNNNVETLREFGMKVVNGKDLYATCVGGTPTDTKELIAETTDLPSKKEPVANNGLSGNNGECVLDKKVISRTDILKIRGAKTVKIPAGSIVTEYAVEAIKEFGLQVIRI; encoded by the coding sequence ATGGAGAAAATGCTCGAAAACGGTTTATTGGATGGTCTCATTCAAAAAATTGTCGACGAGGTTGTCAGGCGAATAAAAAATCAACCTAAAAAAGCAGTTGTTTTCTTTACGGGAGCTACGATTGGTTTTAAAGAGTCGATGGATTCACTGTTGAAATTACAAAAAGATGGTTGGCAATTAAAAGTTGTTCTTTCTGATGATGGCATGATGGTGTTAAATCCGGCGGCTATTCAAAAAGAATTGAATCTTGATGTGATTTATCACAGTGGTAACATTAAAAGCCAAAAAGAGCTTTACTCATCGGCAGACATGTTTGTGATTGCAACCATGAGTGTGAATACTGCAGCTAAATTGGCTGTGGGGATTACAGATACGGTTTTGTTATCACTTATCAATCATGGCTTTATGGCCGGTACGCCGGTTGTTGCAGCAAAAAATGCGTGTGATCCGGATGATCCCCAGAGAGCAACCCTTGGTATGGGAAAATCATCGCCAAAGTATCGAGAAATGTTGAATAACAATGTTGAAACACTTCGAGAATTTGGAATGAAAGTTGTCAATGGCAAAGACTTATATGCAACTTGTGTTGGTGGAACCCCCACAGATACTAAAGAATTAATCGCTGAAACAACAGATCTTCCCAGCAAAAAAGAGCCAGTGGCGAATAATGGCTTGTCCGGAAATAATGGCGAATGCGTATTGGATAAAAAAGTTATCTCACGCACCGACATTTTAAAGATTCGGGGAGCAAAAACAGTTAAAATACCTGCTGGATCAATTGTTACGGAGTATGCTGTTGAAGCCATAAAGGAATTTGGGCTTCAGGTTATTAGGATTTAA
- the eutJ gene encoding ethanolamine utilization protein EutJ, translated as MDWKSGNDAILEFAELIRGKKANAYTGELKVGVDLGTANIVIAVVDENNRPIAGATQGASVVRDGIVVDYLGASQIVRKLKGEVEGILGVDLTYAKAATAIPPGILAGNTKIISNVVDSADFVVTNVVDEPTAAATVLGIQNGAVVDVGGGTTGISILKDGEVIFTADEATGGTHMSLVLAGFHHISFEEAEELKKNESQKKIFPIIKPVVQKMASIVNRFVVGYDVDVIYVVGGACVFDDFEKIFEDETGIKTIKPVEPLLVTPLGIAFNCQR; from the coding sequence ATGGATTGGAAATCTGGTAACGACGCAATATTGGAATTTGCAGAATTAATTCGAGGAAAAAAGGCCAATGCTTACACTGGTGAGTTGAAAGTTGGCGTGGATCTTGGTACTGCAAATATTGTCATCGCAGTGGTTGATGAGAATAATCGTCCCATTGCTGGAGCTACTCAAGGTGCGTCAGTGGTGCGCGATGGAATTGTCGTAGACTATCTCGGAGCAAGCCAAATCGTGCGAAAACTCAAAGGTGAGGTTGAAGGTATATTAGGCGTTGATTTAACATACGCTAAAGCAGCTACAGCCATTCCTCCCGGTATCTTGGCAGGGAATACAAAGATTATCTCCAACGTGGTGGATTCAGCTGACTTTGTTGTTACAAATGTTGTTGATGAACCGACTGCAGCAGCGACCGTTTTGGGTATTCAAAATGGAGCCGTTGTAGATGTTGGTGGTGGAACCACCGGAATCAGTATTCTTAAAGATGGTGAAGTTATTTTCACAGCCGATGAAGCGACCGGAGGGACCCATATGAGCCTGGTACTGGCAGGTTTTCATCATATAAGCTTTGAAGAAGCAGAGGAACTTAAAAAGAACGAATCGCAAAAGAAGATATTTCCAATTATCAAACCCGTTGTGCAGAAGATGGCGTCAATCGTTAATCGATTTGTGGTCGGGTACGATGTTGATGTTATTTATGTGGTTGGCGGGGCGTGTGTCTTTGATGATTTTGAAAAAATATTTGAAGATGAAACAGGCATCAAAACCATTAAACCAGTAGAACCATTATTGGTAACACCCTTAGGGATCGCCTTTAATTGTCAAAGGTAA
- a CDS encoding phosphate propanoyltransferase, which produces MNEDEKKVIEQIVINTVKKLISEKDSPNRVVLGISNKHIHLSQEDIETLFGKGHELTNIKDLKQPGQYAAKETVKVVGPKGCFDKVRILGPARPESQIEISLTDARTLGIKAPVCESGKLEGTPGITLEGPCGSVTLSHGVIVALRHIHMPTDVAEKLGIKDKDWVSVETSGIRKTIFCNVLARVSDKFDYEMHLDTDEANAAGLNNDDYLKIIPNR; this is translated from the coding sequence ATGAACGAAGACGAAAAAAAAGTAATTGAGCAAATCGTAATTAATACGGTTAAAAAATTAATTAGCGAAAAAGATAGCCCGAATCGGGTTGTTTTGGGTATTTCCAATAAACACATCCATCTTTCTCAAGAAGATATTGAAACACTTTTTGGAAAAGGGCATGAGTTGACAAATATTAAAGATCTAAAGCAGCCAGGACAATATGCGGCAAAGGAAACGGTTAAAGTAGTTGGACCCAAAGGTTGCTTTGACAAGGTTCGAATTTTAGGACCAGCCAGACCGGAAAGTCAAATCGAAATATCCTTAACAGATGCCAGAACACTGGGCATTAAAGCCCCAGTTTGTGAATCAGGGAAACTTGAAGGCACACCAGGAATTACGCTTGAAGGACCATGCGGTTCTGTTACACTGAGTCATGGGGTGATTGTCGCACTTCGACACATCCATATGCCAACAGATGTAGCTGAAAAACTTGGGATTAAAGATAAAGACTGGGTTAGTGTTGAAACAAGCGGTATTCGTAAAACAATCTTCTGTAATGTATTGGCCCGGGTATCGGATAAATTTGACTATGAAATGCATCTGGATACCGATGAAGCAAATGCAGCAGGACTTAACAACGATGATTATTTAAAAATAATCCCAAACAGGTGA
- a CDS encoding BMC domain-containing protein: MNRGEAIGLIEAIGLATAIEAADAAVKSANVRLIGYEACKGDGMSTIKVAGDVGAVKAAVEAATAACAKGRGVWGTKVIARPSEGIEKLIYNSQTVGYTPPVVPKAEVDIEEKNEEPAEEIGDEITEE; this comes from the coding sequence TTGAATAGAGGAGAGGCCATCGGCCTAATAGAAGCTATTGGGTTGGCCACAGCTATCGAAGCTGCCGATGCGGCGGTCAAGTCAGCAAATGTAAGACTGATTGGCTATGAAGCCTGTAAAGGCGATGGCATGTCCACCATTAAAGTGGCGGGAGATGTTGGCGCGGTCAAGGCTGCTGTTGAAGCTGCTACGGCGGCTTGTGCTAAAGGTCGAGGCGTTTGGGGAACTAAAGTGATTGCCCGACCCAGTGAAGGAATTGAAAAATTAATTTACAACAGTCAAACAGTGGGCTATACACCACCGGTTGTGCCAAAAGCTGAAGTTGACATTGAAGAAAAAAATGAAGAACCAGCAGAAGAAATAGGTGACGAGATTACTGAAGAGTAA
- a CDS encoding glycerol dehydratase reactivase beta/small subunit family protein, translating to MHMNFDAPKPEIKVVHGKNMTYQKVVDEVLHGIEEEGIPFSVEELEESNPVELAFRGAELSHLGVGIGITENEVVLHFIKLKEDQPIFRIPSYSDEATLRAIGSNAARLVKRMPFKNLDNTELS from the coding sequence ATGCATATGAATTTCGATGCCCCAAAACCAGAAATTAAAGTTGTCCATGGTAAAAATATGACGTATCAAAAGGTCGTTGACGAAGTATTACATGGAATCGAAGAAGAAGGTATCCCTTTTTCCGTCGAGGAACTGGAAGAATCCAACCCGGTGGAGCTTGCTTTTAGAGGAGCGGAATTATCCCATTTAGGTGTTGGCATCGGAATCACCGAGAACGAAGTGGTTCTTCATTTTATTAAATTAAAAGAGGATCAACCCATTTTCAGAATTCCATCTTATAGTGATGAGGCAACGCTACGAGCAATCGGAAGCAATGCCGCTCGCCTGGTAAAAAGAATGCCATTTAAAAATCTTGATAATACTGAACTGTCGTAA